Proteins co-encoded in one Capnocytophaga ochracea DSM 7271 genomic window:
- a CDS encoding TonB-dependent receptor produces MKSWFLNVAVLFLTSMLYSQQGVITGEVIDGDYNAPLMGANVLVKGTTKGASTDMDGKYSLNVDSPTGTLEFSYLGYVTKTVSYKLVNGKAHVRITLTSDQQTLGEVIVTGKSTLLDIAQERKTPVAVSTIQATEIIEKLGTRELPEVLNRTPSVYATKGGGGFGDSKINIRGFDSRNVAVMVNGMPVNDMEGGTVYFSNWTGLSDVTSAMQVQRGLGASKLAIASVGGTMNFILRASDMQEGGNISFNYGTNQEYKGTVSYNTGKSLTGWSASVLFSKNAGRKYVDGTQFDGYSYYFALGYEPSKKHSFQFTFTGAPQWHNQRNISPLISDYQKYGSEDKPNRRYNSDWGYLNGEEHTIKKNVYHKPVAMLNWDWNINESTSLSTVVYASLGRGMGTSSSGVAHSISSKTTASGTTTYSLQKNYLNSFRRDDGQIDFDKVVRYNNGETVDDLLPMQHPREAGKNVTIANPGGGRAFTGYGEGFTLNGSVNSHDWYGILTNLQHQINDHFTINMGLDGRYYYGYHYQVVTDLLGNDSYTDNTRNNNKNLATPTVIRSAVSTKPSWNPFQKVEPLENRIGYSSEGEVKWMGLFSQLEYSDDHFSAFLQGSTSMQSYQRIDNFLKDGVSRAISTNPNSVMYTKTGFKNLIGYNIKGGVNYNINEQHNVYANIGYYSKQPFFNAVYPNNLNYLNPSLTNEKIFGVEAGYGFKSKFFSGNLNLYHTTWKDRFLRQTYTFGSSSGGRGSNTGYANILGVQEIHNGVEVDFKATITDYLKLNGMFSFGDWYYKGDASGTLLNENGNAIDLQGNEVPVGRAAELKLYLDKAKVGQTAQTTASLGLTALPVKNLNFDIDWRYIDNLYANLNIGTFSEKTVAEKGAIKLPAYHLFDLSAFYRWQLTDKQRLTFSAHAYNLLDTYYIAESYTSIHTTDSSKTYQGIDVRNQVYFGEGRTFSFGVRYNF; encoded by the coding sequence ATGAAAAGCTGGTTTTTAAATGTAGCCGTACTTTTTCTCACATCAATGCTTTACTCTCAGCAAGGAGTTATTACAGGTGAAGTAATTGATGGTGATTACAACGCTCCGTTAATGGGAGCAAATGTTTTGGTTAAAGGGACTACCAAAGGGGCTTCTACTGATATGGACGGTAAGTATTCCTTGAATGTAGACTCACCTACTGGAACCTTAGAGTTCTCTTATCTTGGATATGTTACCAAGACAGTTTCGTATAAACTTGTGAATGGTAAAGCGCACGTGCGAATTACCCTTACAAGCGACCAACAAACCCTAGGAGAGGTAATTGTAACAGGTAAAAGCACCTTGTTAGACATTGCACAAGAGCGTAAAACACCTGTGGCGGTATCTACTATTCAAGCTACCGAAATTATAGAAAAATTAGGCACACGTGAACTTCCTGAAGTGCTCAATAGAACTCCTTCTGTTTATGCTACAAAAGGGGGAGGAGGCTTTGGTGATTCTAAAATCAATATTCGAGGCTTTGACAGTAGGAATGTGGCTGTAATGGTTAATGGTATGCCTGTAAACGATATGGAAGGTGGTACCGTATACTTCAGTAACTGGACAGGGCTTTCAGATGTAACTTCCGCAATGCAGGTACAACGTGGGCTCGGTGCATCTAAGTTGGCGATTGCATCGGTAGGTGGTACTATGAATTTCATTTTGCGTGCTTCGGATATGCAAGAAGGAGGGAATATATCTTTCAACTATGGTACTAATCAAGAATATAAAGGTACGGTTTCTTACAATACAGGAAAGAGTCTTACTGGTTGGTCGGCTTCTGTGTTGTTCAGCAAAAATGCAGGACGGAAATATGTAGATGGTACTCAGTTTGATGGCTATAGCTACTATTTTGCGTTAGGTTATGAACCTTCTAAAAAACATAGTTTCCAATTTACCTTCACAGGGGCTCCACAATGGCATAACCAACGTAATATAAGTCCGCTAATTTCTGATTATCAGAAATATGGTTCAGAAGACAAACCCAACCGTCGCTATAATTCAGATTGGGGATACTTAAATGGTGAAGAACACACCATTAAGAAAAATGTTTATCACAAACCAGTAGCAATGCTCAATTGGGATTGGAATATCAATGAAAGTACTTCCCTTAGTACTGTAGTATATGCATCATTAGGACGTGGTATGGGAACAAGTTCATCGGGGGTGGCACATTCAATCTCTTCGAAAACTACTGCTAGTGGTACAACCACCTATTCTCTTCAGAAAAACTATTTAAATTCTTTCCGTAGAGATGATGGACAGATAGATTTCGATAAAGTGGTGCGTTATAACAACGGAGAGACAGTAGATGATTTACTCCCTATGCAACACCCAAGAGAAGCAGGAAAGAACGTAACAATTGCTAATCCAGGTGGAGGTCGAGCTTTTACAGGTTATGGTGAAGGTTTTACCTTAAATGGCTCAGTAAACTCACACGACTGGTATGGTATCCTTACCAACCTGCAACACCAGATTAATGATCACTTCACTATTAATATGGGGCTTGATGGTCGTTATTACTATGGTTATCACTACCAAGTAGTAACTGATTTGTTGGGTAACGATAGTTATACTGATAATACACGAAATAACAACAAGAATTTGGCAACCCCTACCGTAATTCGTTCTGCGGTATCTACTAAGCCCTCTTGGAATCCTTTCCAGAAAGTAGAACCTCTTGAAAATCGTATAGGTTATAGTAGTGAAGGGGAAGTGAAATGGATGGGACTTTTTTCACAGTTAGAATACTCTGACGATCATTTTTCAGCTTTCTTACAAGGTTCTACCTCTATGCAGTCATACCAACGTATTGATAACTTTTTGAAAGATGGAGTTTCACGCGCTATAAGTACAAATCCTAATTCGGTAATGTATACTAAAACAGGTTTTAAAAACTTGATAGGTTATAATATCAAAGGAGGAGTGAATTATAATATCAACGAACAGCATAATGTGTATGCTAACATAGGATATTATTCTAAGCAACCTTTCTTCAACGCTGTATATCCTAACAATCTAAACTATTTAAATCCTTCGCTTACCAATGAAAAGATATTTGGAGTAGAAGCTGGATATGGTTTTAAATCTAAATTCTTCAGTGGTAATTTAAACCTTTATCACACTACTTGGAAAGATAGATTCCTTCGTCAAACTTACACTTTCGGAAGTTCTTCAGGAGGACGTGGCAGTAATACAGGCTATGCAAATATTTTGGGTGTTCAAGAAATACACAATGGGGTGGAAGTAGATTTCAAAGCTACTATTACTGATTACTTAAAACTAAATGGTATGTTCTCATTTGGTGACTGGTATTACAAAGGCGATGCCTCAGGAACTCTTTTGAATGAGAATGGTAATGCTATAGACTTACAAGGAAATGAGGTGCCTGTTGGTAGGGCTGCAGAGCTTAAACTATACTTAGATAAAGCAAAAGTAGGACAAACAGCTCAAACAACAGCTTCTTTGGGATTAACTGCACTGCCCGTTAAGAATTTGAATTTTGATATCGATTGGCGCTATATAGATAATTTATATGCTAATTTGAATATTGGTACTTTTTCTGAAAAAACAGTAGCTGAAAAAGGAGCTATAAAATTACCTGCTTATCATTTGTTTGACCTTTCTGCTTTTTATAGATGGCAACTTACTGATAAGCAACGTCTCACTTTCTCAGCTCACGCCTATAACCTATTAGATACTTATTACATCGCTGAATCATATACAAGTATTCACACCACTGATAGTAGTAAAACTTACCAAGGTATCGATGTGAGAAACCAAGTGTACTTTGGCGAAGGTCGTACCTTTAGCTTCGGAGTACGCTACAACTTCTAA